The sequence GCGCGCGGGTCAGCCGGATCGCCTCCGCCGCGAGGTCGATGCGGCGCAGGTCCGGGCCGGTGGTGCTGGTGTGCCCCTCGGTGAAGACCAGGTAGAGCACCTGTCGGACGGCGACCAACCGGTCCGCCCGCTCCGCCGGCTCGGGCATCCGGAACGGTAGCCCGGATGACCGGATGCGCTGCTTGGCCCGGCTGATCCGCTGCGCCATCGTCGCCTCGGGCACCAGGAACGCGCGGGCGATCTCGGCGGTGCTCAACCCACCGACGGCGCGCAGGGTCAGCGCCACCGCCGCCGTCGGGGCGAGTGCCGGGTGACAGCAGAGGAAGAGCAGGACCAGCGTGTCGTCCCGCTCGGCGGTCAACTCCTCGTCCGGGGCTGGCGCGTACCGCTGGTCGTCCGGATCCCGGCGGGCGACCAGGTCCTCCCGGCGGCGTCGGGCCCGCTCACCGCGGACCAGTTCGATCATCCGGCGGTAACCGACCTGGATCAGCCAGCCACGGGGGTTCGCCGGCAGTCCATCGGTCGGCCACTGGGTGGCGGCGGCCAGCAGCGCCTCCTGCACAGCGTCCTCCGCCGTGGCGAAGTCACCGAAGCGGCGGCTGAGCACGCCGAGGACCTGCGGCGCCAACTCGCGCAGCAGGTCCTCGACGCGGGGATCGGTGTTCAGCCCCTCACAGCTCCTGTGCCGGGGCGGACATCACCGGGTGCACCTCGACCGGCATGTTCAGCGGCCGGCCGCCGGGGCCGGGCGCCGTGGAGATGTGCGCGGCCAACTCCACGGCCCGCTGCGGGCTCTCGCAGTCGACGATCCAGTAGCCGGCCAGGAACTCCTTCGTCTCGGCGAACGGACCCTCGGTGACCACCGGCGTCCCGCCCTCGCCAGCCCGGACGATCCGTGCCTGCTGCGGGCCACCGAGACCCTGCGCGTCGACCCACTCACCGGCGGCGGTCAGCTTGGCGTTGACCTCGCCCATGAAGGCGATGTGTGCCCGGACCTCGTCCTGGGTCCAGGTGTCGATGCTCGGGAAGTCGGTGCCAGCGGCGCTGAACTGCATCAGCAGCATGTACTTCATCGTCTTGCTCCTCACGACCGCGCACCATTGTCGGTGCTCTCACAGTGAGGTAGAAGCCGCCGACACCGTTCTCGACACCCCGAGCAAAGAAATTTCTAGCCGACCGAGTCGACCTCCAGCACCAGACTTTGCTCCGGGTGCAGGGCGGGCAGCTGCACACCCACCCGGGCCAGCGCCGCCCCGCTGAGGGTGAGACCAGCCGCCAGCCAGGTGGGCGCGGACAGGTCGATGGTCGCCGGGGCCGGTACGCCCGACACCTGTCGCACCCGGTACCGCCGGCCCGGGTCGAGGCCGGGCAGCCGCACCGCGCCGGGCACCTGCGTCACCGAGGTGGCCAGCCGGGCCACCGCGTACACCGCCCGGGTGTTGTCGTGGTCGACCACGCCGTGCGCCCAGACGGCCGGGTCGGGGTGATCGACCCGGACCACCCGGCCAGCGTGCAGCAGCGGGCGCAGCCGCTTGTGCAGCGCCACCCAGGCGGCCAGTTCGGTCTGCTCGGCAGCGCTGATCGAGGCGATGTCCCACTCGATGCCGTGGTGGCCGAAGAGCGCCGTCGCCGCCCGGAAACCCAGGTCGTGTACGCGGTTGGTGGTGTGCGAGCGTTCCGGGCCGACGTGGGTGCCGATCAGCTCCGGTGGCAGCAGCAGCCCCGTCCAGCGCTGGATGCTGAGCCGTTCCAACGCGTCGTTGCAGTCGCTGGCCCAGACCCGGTCGGTACGCGCCAGGATGGCCAGGTCCACCCGAGCCCCGCCGGACGAGCAGCTCTCGATCTCCACGCCCGGGTGGCGACCGCGCAACTCGTCGAAGAGCCGGTAGACGGCAAGGGTCTGCCCGTGCACCCCGGGGCGGCCATGGTGCCCGGCCTCGGTGAGGTCCCGGTTCTGGTCCCACTTGAGGTACCGGATGCCAGGGTGGTCGGTGAGCAGCGTGTCGAGACGTTCCAGCACGTGGTCGTACGCCTCGGGGCGACCCAGGTCGAGCACCTGCTGGTGACGCCAGGCCGGCGGTAGCCGCCCCGGCACGGCGAGCACCCAGTCGGGGTGCGCACGGAACAGGTCCGAGTCGGGGTTGACCATCTCCGGCTCGACCCAGAGGCCGAACTGGAGGCCCCGACCGGTGACGTGGTCGATCAGCGGTTGCAGGCCGTCCGGCCAGACGCCCTCGTCGACGTACCAGTCGCCGAGCCCGGCGGTGTCGTCGCGCCGGCCCCGGAACCAGCCGTCGTCGAGCACGAACCGCTCCACGCCGATCTGCGCGGCCCGGTCGGCGAGCGCTCGCAGCCGGTCCAGGTCGTGGTCGAAGTAGACCGCCTCCCAGACGTTCAGGGTCACCGGACGCGGGGAGCGCGGGTGCCCGGGGCGGGCCCGCAGGTGGGTGTGCAGCACGTCGCTGAGCCCGTCCAGCCCGGCATCGGACCAGACCGCGTAGAGCAGGGGACTCTCGTACGACTCGCCGGGGTCGAGCCGGATCTCCCCGGGTGCCAGCAGCTCGCCGCCACCGAGGGTCGACTCGCCGGTGGGGCGACGCTCGGCGAACGTGACGTGGTCGCCGCTCCACGCGGTGTGCACCGCCCAGACCTCACCGTGGCCGAAGCCGAACCCGGTGGTGCCGGCCACCAGCAGCAGCGTGGCGTCGTGCCCGGTACGGCCGTGCCGGCCCTCGCGGACCCAGGCGCCGTGCTGCCAGGGGTGCCGCTGCGGGGACCGTTCCCGACACCACCGGCCGGTCAGGTCGAGCAGTTCGGTGGCGACCGCCGGCACCGGCAGCACCGGCGTCAGCTCCCGCAGCTCGTACGCGCCGTCGCCGTCGTTGCGCAGCCGGTGCCGAACGGTCAGCAGGCCGTACGGGTCGAGCGTGATCTCGATGGTCACTGTCAGCCCGGCGGCCGGGTCCGACGCCCGCACTGTCACCCGCGCCGGTCCGTCGGCGGGCTGGTCGACGTCGAGACCGTCCAACCGGAACGCGGTGGACCAGCCGGCCCCGTCGCGGTGCCCGGCCAGGCCGGGCCGTCCGCTCCAGCCGGCGCTCGCCTCCGGCAGCACTGACAGCACTGTCGGCTGGTCGAAGCTGCTCGGCACCACCGGCGGTACTGTCGCGTCGGTGAGCTGGCGCAGGCCGTCGTCGTCGAGGTCGCCCACGTCGCCGCCCCAGTGCACGACCCGGGGCAGCCCCGGGCCGCGCGCGTCGAGCACCAGGCTGGTCCGCGCGCGGCGCAGGTGCAGGATCGTCATCCCTTTGAGGCTCCCAAGGTCAGGCCCCGAACGAAGTGCCGCTGGAGCATAAAGAAGATCACCAGGGTGGGGATCGCGACGAGCACGCTGCCCGCCGAGACCAGGTTGTTGTCGGTGAAGAACTCACCACGCAGGTTGTTGAGTGAGCTGGTCACCGGGAACTTGTCGCCGGTGCGCATGAGGACGGTGGCCCAGAAGAACTCGTTGTAGATCCAGGTCACTTCCAGCGTTGCCAGCGCGGCCAGGGCCGGCCGGCACAGCGGCATGGTGACCTGCCAGTACTGCCGCCAGATGCTCGCCCCGTCGACCATCGCCGCCTCGTACAGGTCACGTGGCAGTGCCTTCATGTAGTTGCTGAGCACGAAGACGCAGAAGCCGCACTGGAAGGCCACGTTGATCAGGATCAGGCCCCAGTAACTGTCGTAGAGCAGCTCCGAGTCGCTCATGAACTCCGGCAGCGGCACCTCGGTGAAGAGCCGGAACAGCGGGATGAGCAGCGCCTGCTGGGGCAGCAGGTTGGCCGCGGTGAAGACCCCGAGCAGGACGAGGTTGAGCTTCCAACTGAACCGGGCGATGACGAACGCCACGCAGGACGCGAGGAAGAGGGTCAGCAGCACCGCCGGCACGGTGATGTACACCGAGTTGAGGAAGTGCTGGCCGAACTCCGCCGTCCGCCAGGCGGTGACGTAATTGTCGAAGGTCCAGCCGCCGAACGACACGTAGCCGTTCGCGGCGGTGTAGTCGTACGAGCGCAGCGAGGTCAGCACCGCCCAGGCGATCGGGAAGAGCCAGGCCAGCGAGACGACGATGAGGAAGCCGTGCAGCAGCATCCGCAACGGGGTCAGCCTGCGCCGACGAACCGGAGTGTCCACGCTCATTCCCGGTTCTCCCTCATCACGGTCGCCAGGTAGATGGTGATGAAGACCAGCGAGACGACCAGCATGATCGTTGCCAGTGCCGAGCCGAAGCCGATCCGGCTCGCCTCACCCACCACGTTCTGGGTGACCAGCGCGGAGATCAGCTCCAGCCCGTTGCGGCCCTTGTTGACCACCCAGACCAGGTCGAACGCGCGCAGCGACTCGATCACGGTCACCACCAGCACGATGATGTTGATGGGCCGCATGACCGGGAACACGACCCGGAAGAACGTCCGGCTCTCCGAGGCGCCGTCGACCGCCGCTGCCTCGCGCAACGACGGATCGACACCCTTCAGGCCGGCCAGGTAGAGCAGCATGATGTACCCGACGTGCCGCCACCCGGAGGCGACCATCACCGCCCAGATGTTGACGTTCGAGTCGCCGTACCAGTCGATGCTGCTGCCGAAGACGGCGTTGATCAGGCCCTGGTCCCGGGAGTAGAGCAGCTGCCAGACGAAGCCGATGAGCGCCAGCGAGAGCACCACCGGCAGGTAGAGCGCGGTCTGGTAGAAGCGGCTGCCGCGCAGCTCCTTGTCCAACAGCACGGCCAGGAACATGCCGAACGGGGTGGCGACCACGAAGAGCGCCGCCAGCCAGAGCAGGTTGTGCTGGATCGCCGGCACGAACGGCGGGTAGATGTTCACCACGTCGCTGTAGTTGCGTGCGCCGACGAACTCGATCTCGTTGAGCGGGCCGATGCCGTCCCAGTTGGTGCCGGAGAGCAGCACTGTGGCCGCCGCCGGCAACCAGACGAACCCGGTGACGAGCAGCAGCGGGACGAGCACCATCAGCGTGATGACCACGCGGTCGGTGCGGGACAGGAGCCGTAGCCGCCGGCGACGACCACCCGTGGAGGTGGTCGAGGCCGGCGGTGGCACGGCGCGATCCGCTTGGATCAGGGGCAGGTCGGACACGATGTCCTCCCCCTTCCGCCGTCAGTCAGTGAAGATCGACTTCTTCTGGTTCTCGATGGACGAGGTGAGACCGTCGATGTCCTTGGGGTTCTTGATGAACTGCTGGAGCGCCGGGATCATCACCGTGGAGGCGAAGTCCGGCCGGGTGTCCCGGTCGAGGAACTGGGCGATCTCGGTGGCCGACCCGACCAGTTCGGCGGCCTTCTTCTGCAGCGCGGTGTAGCCGCCGACGTCCGCGCCACTGTTGGCGACCAGGACGGCCGGGTCGTTCTTGAGGTTGATGTCCGCGGCGGCCTTGCCACCGAAGTACTCCAGCAGCTTGCGCGCGCTGTCCTCGTTCTTGGGCTTGCGGGCCATCATGTAGCCGTCGATCGGGGCGTCCAGCGCCTTCGCGCCGATGGCCGGGTCGATCTCGGGGAAGGTGAAGAAGTCGAGGTCGTCCTGCTCGTCGTTGCTGAACTGCTGACCGACGAAGAGGCCCAGCAGGTACATGCCGCTCTTCTTCTGCTGCAACGACTGCGCGGCCTCCTGCCAGGTGCGGCCGAGGCTGTCCGTCTGGTGCAGGGGGAGCAGGCCGGCCCAGGTGTCGAAGACCTTCTTGACCTTGTCGGAGGTCCAGGCCTCCTTGCCGGCCATCAGGTCGACGTGGAACTGGTAGCCGTTGATGCGCAGGTTGAGGATGTCGAAGGTGCCCATCGCCGGCCAGCCGTCCTTGTCGGCGAAGGCGATGGGGGTGAGGCCGTCCTTCTTCATCTGCTCGCCGAGCGCGGTGAACTGGTCCAGGGTGGTGGGCACCTGGTAGCCGTGCTGCTGCCACACCGACTTGCGGTAGAAGACCGCCCACGGGTAATACGTCGCCGGCACGAAGTACTGCTTGCCGTCGTCGCCGGTGGATGCCTTCTTGAAGGCGTCGGAGTAGCCGGAGAGCTTGCCCCACACGTCACTGATGTCGCTGGCCAGGCCCTTCTGCGCGAAGAAGCGCATCCGGTAGCCGGCGAACCAGGTGAACACGTCGTCCGGCTTGCCCTGTAGGTAATTGTTGATGTTCTCCTGGAACGTGTTGTGGTCGACCGTATTGATCGCGACCTGCACGCCGGACGAGGTCTTGAAGCCGTCGGTGACCTTGACCAGGACGTCCTTCGGCTTCGGGTCGGACTGGTTCGAGCCGAGCGAAACGTCCTTGCTGGACCCGCCGGAGCCGGAGTCGTCGCCGCAGCCGGCGAGCAGTCCGGTGCCGAGCAGCGCGCCCGTGCCGGCCGCGCCGGCCAGCAACGATCGACGGTTGATGCCGGCGACTGAGGGCGGTACGAGCCGAGCCAGGTACTCGGCTTGGGATTGGGGACGGGACATCTGTGCCTCCTGCGGATGAGAAGGAGCTACGCCCAAGGGCCTCAGGGTGGTGAAGGCAGGTCCAGCGTCGTGATCACACATTGAGATCCACCGAGAATCCACATTGGCGAACACGAACGGCCATTGGGGCCTCAAGCTACCCTGCGGTCAGTGGCTGTCAAGAGGGCAGAACGCCTCTGATAACCCAGTCGTGACACGGCCGTTACCAGGTAAACGTTGGAAAGATCCTCGATGTTGGAACCTGTTGACTTCGGTACGCCAGCGGGTGCACCCTCAGCTGTCATGCGGCGATGGCAGGGTGACAGCATCTATTTCGGCGGCGACTACAACCCGGAGCAGTGGCCCGAGGAAACCTGGTCCGAGGACATCGACCTGATGCGCCAGGCCGGGGTCAACCTGGTCTCCGTCGGCATCTTCTCCTGGGCGCTGCTGGAGCCCACCCCGGGGCGGTTCGAGTTCGGCTGGCTGGACCGGGTACTGGACCTGCTGCACGACGGCGGCATCCAGGTCGACCTGGCCACCGCCACGGCCAGCCCGCCGCCGTGGTTGGCCCGCGCGCACCCGGAGACGCTGCCCCGCCGGGCCGACGGCGCGATCCTCTGGCCCGGTGGACGACAGGCGTACTGCCCCAGCTCACCGGTGTTCCGCGAACGGTCGCTGGAGCTGGTACGCGCTGTCGCCGGCCGGTACGCCGAGCACCCCGCCGTGGTGATGTGGCACGTCTCCAACGAACTGGGCTGCCACAACGCGCATTGCTACTGCGACGTCAGCGCCGAGGCGTTCCGCCGATGGCTGCGGGAGCGCTACGGCGACCTGGACCGGCTCAACGACGCCTGGGGCACCGCGTTCTGGAGTCAGCGCTACGGCGACTGGGCCGAGATCAACCCACCCCGCACGGTGACGGCCTTCGCCAACCCCACGCAGCAGCTCGACTTCCTGCGCTTCTCCTCCGACGAGCTGCGCGCCCAACTGCGCGCCGAACGTGAGGTCCTGAAGACGCTGGTCCGCCAGCCGATCACCACCAACTTCATGATCGGCATGGGCGTCAAGCACATGGACTACCAGTCCTGGGCCGACGATGTGGACCTGGTATCCAACGACCACTACCTGACCGCCGCCGACCCGCAGGCGCACCTCGGTCTGTCGCTCGCCGCCGACCACACCCGGGGCGTCGCCGGCCGCGACCCGTGGCTGCTGATGGAGCACTCCACCAGCGCCGTCCAATGGCAGCCGCGCAACGTGGCCAAGCTGCCCGGGCAACTGCGCCGTAACAGCCTCGCGCACGTCGCCCGCGGCGCCGACGGGGTGCTCTTCTTCCAGTGGCGTGCCTCCCGGGCCGGCGCGGAAAAGTTCCACTCCGCGCTGGTCCCGCACGCCGGGCCGGACACCAAGGTGTTCCGCGAGGTCTGCCAGCTCGGCGCGGACCTCAAGGCCCTCGCTGAGGTACGCGGCAGTCGGGTGGACGCCGACGTGGCGATCCTGTTCGACTGGGAGGCGTGGTGGGGTGTCGAGTTGGATTCGCACCCCAGCGTCGACGTCACCTACACCGACCGGCTCAAGGCCCTGTACGACTCGCTCTGGCGGGCCGGCGTGACGGCCGACATCGTCCACCCGTCGACCGACCTCAGCGGCTACCGGCTGGTCCTCGTGCCGACCCTCTACCTGGTCCGGGACGCCGACGTCGCCGCGCTGCACCGCTACGTCGAGGCCGGAGGCACGGCGGCGGTCACCTACTTCAGCGGCATCGTCGACGCCAACGACCACATCCGGCTCGGCGGCTACCCGGGCGCGTTCCGGAAGTTGCTCGGCGTCCGGACCGAGGAGTTCTTCCCGCTGCGCGACGGCGAGCAGGTCAACCTCGACGACGGCAGCACCGCCGACGTGTGGACCGAGTGGGTGCACCCCGACGGCGCCGAGGTGCTCGCCTCGTACACCGATGGGCCCTTGCCGGGCGTGCCGGCGCTGACCCGGCACCCGGTCGGCGCGGGCGCCGCCTGGTACGTCGGCACCCGGCTGGACGAGCCGGCCACCGATCGGCTGGTGGCCCGGCTGCTCGCCGAGGCCGGCGTCCGCCCGGCGGCGTCGGCGCCGACCGGGGTGGAGGTGGTCCGCCGCCGCGACGGCGACCGGACCTGGCTTTTCGCGATCAACCACACCGACACCGAGGTACGCCTGCCGGCGCACGGCGTGGAGCTGTTGACCGGAGGACACTGCACCGGTGAGCTGGCAGTGCCGGCCGGTGAGGTGGCGGTGGTCCGTGAGGATCGGACCTGATTCTGACGACAGTCACGGCGCGAAGGAGGTTCCCCCCATGCTCGCCCAGCAGCGGCAGACCGCCATCCTCGATCTGATCCGCCAACGCGGCGGGGTGCGGGTGAGTCACCTGGTCAGTCGGTTCGGCGTGTCCGACATGACGATCCGGCGTGACCTGGAGGTGTTGGCCGAGCGCGGCCTGGTCGACAAGGTGCACGGTGGCGCGACCCTCGCCGGGCCGGGCTCAGCCGAGGAACCCGGCTTCGCCGCGAAGTCGATCCGCCAGCAGGCGGAGAAACGGGCCATCGCCGAGCGGGCGGCGACGATGGTGGAGCCGGGGATGGCCATCGCGCTGTCCGCCGGCACCACCACCGCCGCGCTTGCCACGCTGCTCTCCGACGTACGCGGCCTGACCGTGGTGACAAACTCGATCCCGGTGGCCGACGCGCTCTATCAGAACCCGCGCGCCGACCAGACAGTCGTGTTGACCGGCGGCATCCGCACCCCCTCGGACGCGTTGACCGGGCCGGTGGCCGAGGCGGCGATCAGTGCGCTCAACGTCGACCTGCTGTTCCTCGGTGTGCACGGCCTCAGCCCACGGACCGGTTTCACCACACCCAACCTGCTGGAAGCCGGAGTCAACCGCTGCCTCATCGGCGCGGCCCGCCGGCTCGTGGTGCTCGCCGACCACACCAAGTGGGAGACGATCGGCATCGCCACCATCGCCCCGCTGGAGGCCGCCGACGTGCTCATCACCGACCGGGGGCTGCCGAGCGAGGCACGCACCACGATCGGCGAACAGGTCGGCGAACTGGTCATCGTGGAACCCGACTGACCATGCGTCCTCGTCGGACGACCCGCACGCCCACCCCTCCGGCGGTCAGGACTCGAACAAGGGAGCACGGCCATGATTGCGGTCAAGGTGCTACTCGCTGCGATCACCGTCGTGGCCCTGGCCCTCGTCGGGATGCTGAGTTGGGTGGCCGGCGTGTGGCCCGCCGACCAGACCCGGGCGACAGTCGATCACTGCTATGTGACCCACGATCGGCT comes from Micromonospora vinacea and encodes:
- a CDS encoding RNA polymerase sigma factor, coding for MNTDPRVEDLLRELAPQVLGVLSRRFGDFATAEDAVQEALLAAATQWPTDGLPANPRGWLIQVGYRRMIELVRGERARRRREDLVARRDPDDQRYAPAPDEELTAERDDTLVLLFLCCHPALAPTAAVALTLRAVGGLSTAEIARAFLVPEATMAQRISRAKQRIRSSGLPFRMPEPAERADRLVAVRQVLYLVFTEGHTSTTGPDLRRIDLAAEAIRLTRALHTLLPNDSESAGLLALMLLTEARGPARTGPSGELISLADQDRGRWDAAAIAEGVALVTRALPRGPVGPYQVQAAIAALHDEAPSTEQTDWPQILALYEVLERMAGSPVVALNRAVATAMVHGPAAGLAALDALAHDPQMAGHHRLAAARAHLHEMAGDQAQAIADYRTAAARTSSRPEQLYLTMRAARLAAQPVDLP
- a CDS encoding YciI family protein, translated to MKYMLLMQFSAAGTDFPSIDTWTQDEVRAHIAFMGEVNAKLTAAGEWVDAQGLGGPQQARIVRAGEGGTPVVTEGPFAETKEFLAGYWIVDCESPQRAVELAAHISTAPGPGGRPLNMPVEVHPVMSAPAQEL
- a CDS encoding alpha-galactosidase, yielding MTILHLRRARTSLVLDARGPGLPRVVHWGGDVGDLDDDGLRQLTDATVPPVVPSSFDQPTVLSVLPEASAGWSGRPGLAGHRDGAGWSTAFRLDGLDVDQPADGPARVTVRASDPAAGLTVTIEITLDPYGLLTVRHRLRNDGDGAYELRELTPVLPVPAVATELLDLTGRWCRERSPQRHPWQHGAWVREGRHGRTGHDATLLLVAGTTGFGFGHGEVWAVHTAWSGDHVTFAERRPTGESTLGGGELLAPGEIRLDPGESYESPLLYAVWSDAGLDGLSDVLHTHLRARPGHPRSPRPVTLNVWEAVYFDHDLDRLRALADRAAQIGVERFVLDDGWFRGRRDDTAGLGDWYVDEGVWPDGLQPLIDHVTGRGLQFGLWVEPEMVNPDSDLFRAHPDWVLAVPGRLPPAWRHQQVLDLGRPEAYDHVLERLDTLLTDHPGIRYLKWDQNRDLTEAGHHGRPGVHGQTLAVYRLFDELRGRHPGVEIESCSSGGARVDLAILARTDRVWASDCNDALERLSIQRWTGLLLPPELIGTHVGPERSHTTNRVHDLGFRAATALFGHHGIEWDIASISAAEQTELAAWVALHKRLRPLLHAGRVVRVDHPDPAVWAHGVVDHDNTRAVYAVARLATSVTQVPGAVRLPGLDPGRRYRVRQVSGVPAPATIDLSAPTWLAAGLTLSGAALARVGVQLPALHPEQSLVLEVDSVG
- a CDS encoding carbohydrate ABC transporter permease — encoded protein: MSVDTPVRRRRLTPLRMLLHGFLIVVSLAWLFPIAWAVLTSLRSYDYTAANGYVSFGGWTFDNYVTAWRTAEFGQHFLNSVYITVPAVLLTLFLASCVAFVIARFSWKLNLVLLGVFTAANLLPQQALLIPLFRLFTEVPLPEFMSDSELLYDSYWGLILINVAFQCGFCVFVLSNYMKALPRDLYEAAMVDGASIWRQYWQVTMPLCRPALAALATLEVTWIYNEFFWATVLMRTGDKFPVTSSLNNLRGEFFTDNNLVSAGSVLVAIPTLVIFFMLQRHFVRGLTLGASKG
- a CDS encoding carbohydrate ABC transporter permease: MSDLPLIQADRAVPPPASTTSTGGRRRRLRLLSRTDRVVITLMVLVPLLLVTGFVWLPAAATVLLSGTNWDGIGPLNEIEFVGARNYSDVVNIYPPFVPAIQHNLLWLAALFVVATPFGMFLAVLLDKELRGSRFYQTALYLPVVLSLALIGFVWQLLYSRDQGLINAVFGSSIDWYGDSNVNIWAVMVASGWRHVGYIMLLYLAGLKGVDPSLREAAAVDGASESRTFFRVVFPVMRPINIIVLVVTVIESLRAFDLVWVVNKGRNGLELISALVTQNVVGEASRIGFGSALATIMLVVSLVFITIYLATVMRENRE
- a CDS encoding ABC transporter substrate-binding protein, with the protein product MSRPQSQAEYLARLVPPSVAGINRRSLLAGAAGTGALLGTGLLAGCGDDSGSGGSSKDVSLGSNQSDPKPKDVLVKVTDGFKTSSGVQVAINTVDHNTFQENINNYLQGKPDDVFTWFAGYRMRFFAQKGLASDISDVWGKLSGYSDAFKKASTGDDGKQYFVPATYYPWAVFYRKSVWQQHGYQVPTTLDQFTALGEQMKKDGLTPIAFADKDGWPAMGTFDILNLRINGYQFHVDLMAGKEAWTSDKVKKVFDTWAGLLPLHQTDSLGRTWQEAAQSLQQKKSGMYLLGLFVGQQFSNDEQDDLDFFTFPEIDPAIGAKALDAPIDGYMMARKPKNEDSARKLLEYFGGKAAADINLKNDPAVLVANSGADVGGYTALQKKAAELVGSATEIAQFLDRDTRPDFASTVMIPALQQFIKNPKDIDGLTSSIENQKKSIFTD
- a CDS encoding beta-galactosidase; this encodes MRRWQGDSIYFGGDYNPEQWPEETWSEDIDLMRQAGVNLVSVGIFSWALLEPTPGRFEFGWLDRVLDLLHDGGIQVDLATATASPPPWLARAHPETLPRRADGAILWPGGRQAYCPSSPVFRERSLELVRAVAGRYAEHPAVVMWHVSNELGCHNAHCYCDVSAEAFRRWLRERYGDLDRLNDAWGTAFWSQRYGDWAEINPPRTVTAFANPTQQLDFLRFSSDELRAQLRAEREVLKTLVRQPITTNFMIGMGVKHMDYQSWADDVDLVSNDHYLTAADPQAHLGLSLAADHTRGVAGRDPWLLMEHSTSAVQWQPRNVAKLPGQLRRNSLAHVARGADGVLFFQWRASRAGAEKFHSALVPHAGPDTKVFREVCQLGADLKALAEVRGSRVDADVAILFDWEAWWGVELDSHPSVDVTYTDRLKALYDSLWRAGVTADIVHPSTDLSGYRLVLVPTLYLVRDADVAALHRYVEAGGTAAVTYFSGIVDANDHIRLGGYPGAFRKLLGVRTEEFFPLRDGEQVNLDDGSTADVWTEWVHPDGAEVLASYTDGPLPGVPALTRHPVGAGAAWYVGTRLDEPATDRLVARLLAEAGVRPAASAPTGVEVVRRRDGDRTWLFAINHTDTEVRLPAHGVELLTGGHCTGELAVPAGEVAVVREDRT
- a CDS encoding DeoR/GlpR family DNA-binding transcription regulator yields the protein MLAQQRQTAILDLIRQRGGVRVSHLVSRFGVSDMTIRRDLEVLAERGLVDKVHGGATLAGPGSAEEPGFAAKSIRQQAEKRAIAERAATMVEPGMAIALSAGTTTAALATLLSDVRGLTVVTNSIPVADALYQNPRADQTVVLTGGIRTPSDALTGPVAEAAISALNVDLLFLGVHGLSPRTGFTTPNLLEAGVNRCLIGAARRLVVLADHTKWETIGIATIAPLEAADVLITDRGLPSEARTTIGEQVGELVIVEPD